The following are encoded together in the Vigna angularis cultivar LongXiaoDou No.4 chromosome 9, ASM1680809v1, whole genome shotgun sequence genome:
- the LOC108322523 gene encoding protein OCTOPUS has translation MNPPQPPQAHRPSTSCPRHPDEAFTGFCPSCLCERLALLDPNNNNSPATARKPPSTAAAALKALFRPPALPELRRTKSFSASKNEPFSTSFEPQRKSCDVRVRSTLSNLFHQDLKPQNDKPPELNDIRPRVLDQPVDKQEAQEEEDEKDEIRVVEEPKVNVNEIVEVIEELEVEEIDTEKEKEKDKEEELVAIVEEEEELKTMKDHIDLDSSQAKQQKARDFKDLAGSFFSAASVFSKKLQKWRQKQKAKKRRNGALPVEKPIGRQFRDTQSEIADYGFGRRSCDTDPRFSLDAGRFSLDAGQFSLDAGRMSFDDPRYSLEEPRASWDGYLLGRSNFPRMPTMLSVVEDAPVQHVMRTDTQIPVEEEPVNDDEGVPGWNAQTKEYYSDSSSRRRKSLDRSNSVRKSVSLEVDELTNNGSGGANGNGNGNLNVNVNVNAKVAPSGVDYVQGVRVGFNEREFGSNSMREDCYSEKMFDVGVIGNGDGNGNGKGGKKGRRWRWSIWGFIHRRGGNKDEDEDRYSRVNGVERSYSETWGGDGRGGGGGGGGGGGFNGRMLRSNSSVSWRNAQGVGNGGGGFGGFRRNGVQGNGNGKKGKEEFVLERNRSARYSPNNIDNGLLRFYLTPMRGSRRNGSVKSRSNQAHSIARSVLGLY, from the coding sequence ATGAATCCCCCCCAACCGCCGCAGGCCCACCGTCCCTCCACCTCCTGCCCCCGCCACCCCGACGAAGCCTTCACCGGCTTCTGTCCCTCATGCCTCTGCGAACGCCTCGCCCTTCTCGaccccaacaacaacaacagcccCGCCACTGCCCGCAAACCACCATCCACCGCCGCCGCCGCCCTTAAAGCCCTCTTCCGCCCACCCGCCCTCCCGGAGCTACGCCGCACAAAGTCCTTTTCCGCCTCCAAAAACGAACCTTTCTCTACCTCCTTCGAACCCCAGCGCAAATCCTGCGACGTCCGCGTCCGCAGCACCCTCTCCAACCTTTTCCACCAGGACCTCAAGCCCCAAAACGACAAACCCCCAGAACTAAACGACATTCGCCCACGTGTTCTCGACCAGCCCGTTGATAAACAAGAGgcccaagaagaagaagacgagaAAGACGAGATCAGGGTTGTGGAGGAGCCCAAGGTCAATGTGAACGAAATAGTTGAAGTCATTGAAGAACTTGAAGTTGAAGAGATAGAcacagagaaagagaaagaaaaagataaggaagaagagCTTGTTGCTATCgttgaagaagaggaggagcTGAAGACAATGAAGGACCACATCGACCTTGACTCATCACAAGCGAAGCAGCAAAAAGCGCGTGACTTCAAGGACCTCGCGGGAAGCTTCTTCTCGGCGGCTTCGGTTTTCAGCAAGAAATTGCAGAAGTGGCGGCAGAAGCAGAAAGCCAAGAAGCGGAGGAACGGTGCTCTTCCGGTGGAGAAGCCGATCGGGCGGCAGTTCCGGGACACGCAGTCGGAGATCGCTGACTACGGCTTCGGGCGGCGGTCTTGCGACACCGATCCAAGGTTCTCGCTGGACGCAGGGCGGTTCTCCCTAGACGCGGGGCAGTTCTCGCTTGACGCCGGGAGGATGTCGTTCGACGACCCTCGGTACTCGCTGGAGGAGCCACGGGCGTCGTGGGACGGTTATTTGCTCGGACGGAGCAATTTTCCGAGGATGCCGACGATGCTGTCGGTGGTGGAAGACGCGCCGGTGCAGCATGTGATGAGGACTGATACGCAGATTCCTGTGGAGGAGGAGCCGGTGAATGACGATGAGGGCGTTCCTGGTTGGAATGCACAGACTAAAGAGTACTACTCTGATTCGAGTTCTAGGAGGAGGAAGAGTCTTGATAGGTCTAATTCGGTTAGGAAGAGTGTTAGTTTGGAGGTGGATGAGTTGACCAACAATGGAAGCGGTGGTGCGAATGGGAATGGGAATGGGAATTTGAATGTGAATGTGAATGTGAATGCTAAGGTGGCTCCTTCTGGAGTGGATTATGTGCAAGGTGTGAGAGTGGGGTTTAATGAAAGGGAATTCGGGTCGAATTCAATGCGGGAAGATTGCTATTCTGAGAAGATGTTTGATGTGGGGGTGATTGGGAATGGAGACGGGAATGGGAATGGGAAGGGGGGAAAGAAGGGGCGGCGATGGCGGTGGAGCATATGGGGGTTTATTCACCGGCGTGGCGGGAACAAGGATGAGGATGAGGATAGGTATAGCAGGGTGAATGGGGTGGAGAGGTCTTATTCGGAGACTTGGGGGGGTGATGGTAGAGGtggtggaggtggtggtggtggtggtggtggttttAATGGGAGGATGTTGAGGAGCAATAGTAGTGTGAGTTGGAGGAATGCTCAGGGGGTTGGAAATGGTGGTGGGGGGTTTGGAGGTTTCAGGAGGAATGGTGTGCAGGGTAATGGGAATGGGAAGAAGGGGAAGGAGGAGTTTGTGTTGGAAAGGAATAGGAGTGCAAGGTATTCACCCAACAACATTGACAATGGTCTCTTGAGGTTTTACTTGACCCCCATGAGGGGAAGTAGAAGAAATGGCTCTGTGAAAAGTCGGTCAAATCAAGCGCATTCTATTGCAAGAAGTGTGCTTGGATTGTATTGA
- the LOC108322520 gene encoding uncharacterized protein LOC108322520 yields the protein MIALKPIVHASLHAFHHAPLHTVRGSVWCVCKSQESDSEGSSAEGDANSQELLARIAMLQTEKVRLTDFLEERSEYLSQFGEEAKAEFDKIGEDALKELDEAGARITANIESEMLAFEESTELNRIEIEESEKKIVEFEDQMQKDRNEGLFFKNLGQKDLVDKAKPKEEVEKIKDVNKENSGNQTMKNVYLFFIGLLTFGIVDSVASSSGADWKRVSVLGGIIVVLFSLFINEQNKDSKKD from the exons ATGATTGCCCTCAAGCCCATTGTTCACGCTTCCTTGCACGCGTTCCACCACGCGCCGCTCCACACCGTGAGAGGTTCCGTTTGGTGCGTTTGCAAGTCGCAGGAGTCGGATTCCGAGGGTTCCTCGGCGGAAGGAGATGCTAACAGCCAAGAGCTTCTGGCACGAATCGCCATGCTTCAGACGGAAAAGGTTCGCCTCACCGATTTTCTGGAGGAGAGGTCAGAGTATTTGTCGCAGTTTGGGGAAGAGGCGAAAGCTGAGTTTGACAAGATCGGAGAAGATGCTCTCAAAGAGTTGGATGAAGCTGGTGCCAGA ATAACAGCAAACATAGAGAGTGAGATGCTAGCATTCGAGGAATCTACTGAACTGAACAGAATAGAGATTGAGGAGagtgaaaagaaaatagtggagtTCGAGGACCAAATGCAGAAGGACCGAAACGAAGGGCTATTCTTTAAGAACCTTGGACAGAAGGATCTTGTTGATAAAGCAAAACCCAAGGAGGAGGTGGAAAAGATCAAAGATGTGAACAAAGAAAACAGTGGCAACCAAACCATGAAAAATGTTTATCTTTTCTTCATTGGCTTGCTGACTTTTGGAATAGTTGATTCTGTTGCCTCATCCTCAGGTGCTGATTGGAAAAGAGTTTCAGTTCTTGGAGGTATTATTGTGgtcttgttttctttattcatCAATGAACAAAACAAGGACAGCAAGAAAGACTGA